In Micromonospora ferruginea, the sequence CGACAAGACCGCGCTGGTCTACGGCCAGATGGACGAGCCGCCGGGCACCCGCCTGCGGGTCGCGCTGTCGGCCCTGACCATGGCGGAGTACTTCCGCGACGTGAAGAAGCAGGAGGTGCTGCTCTTCATCGACAACATCTTCCGCTTCACCCAGGCCGGTTCCGAGGTCTCCACGCTGCTCGGCCGGATGCCGAGCGCCGTGGGTTACCAGCCCACCCTGGCCGACGAGATGGGCGAGCTCCAGGAGCGGATCACCTCCGTCCGGGGCCAGGCCATCACCTCGATGCAGGCGATCTACGTGCCCGCCGACGACTACACCGACCCGGCGCCGGCCACCACGTTCGCCCACCTCGACGCGACCACCAACCTGGAGCGGTCGATCTCCGACAAGGGCATCTACCCGGCCGTGGACCCGCTGGCGTCCTCGTCCCGGATCCTCGCCCCGGAGTTCGTCGGCGAGGACCACTTCGCCGTCGCCACCGAGGTGAAGCGGATCCTGCAGCGCTACAAGGACCTGCAGGACATCATCGCCATCCTCGGCATCGAGGAGCTCTCTGAGGAGGACAAGCTCACCGTCGGCCGCGCCCGCCGGATCGAGCGGTTCCTCTCGCAGAACACCTACGCCGCCGAGCAGTTCACTGGCGTCCCGGGCTCGACGGTTCCGATCGCGGAGACCATCGACGCCTTCCGCCGGATCAGCGAGGGGGAGTTCGACCACTTCCCGGAGCAGGCGTTCTTCATGTGCGGTGGCCTGGAGGACCTCAAGGCCAAGGCCGAGGAGCTGATGGCCGAGGAGGGCTGAGAGCCCGCTCACACCACGAAGGCCGTCCCGACGAGATGTCGGGGCGGCCTTCGCCCGTTCCGGGCCGCTCAGGTGCCGGATGCCCGTTTCGCCGGCAGGCGGTTCACCGAACGGCGCGGTACCGTTCGTGACACGAATTCGCGTCACCAGCGTTGATCTCTGCAACGAAACGGACCCCCGCGCCCGTCTCCTCTCATGGGTGCGACGATTGGAGATGCTCGTGGGTAAGGGCGACGGCGCGGGCCGCGGCAAGCGGTCCATGTGGCGTGGCGTGCCCCGGTGGGCCCGGGTCTGCACCATCCTCGGCATCGCCATGGTGGTGCTCAGCGGCTCGGTGCTGGTGGGCTACCACACGCTCGTCGCACGCTACGAGGGCGCGGTCGGCAAGGGCGACCTCTTCGGCGACCAGGCCGCCGGCGCCACGGAGAAGAAGAGCGACATCAAGGGCCCGCTCAACATCCTGCTGGTCGGCATCGACCCCCGCAACCCGAGGACCCGGCCGCTCTCCGACTCGATCATGATCCTGCACGTGCCGGCCGGCATGGACCGGGGCTACCTCTTCTCCCTCCCGCGGGACCTGCGGGTGGACGTCCCGGCCTTCCCGAAGGCCGACTACGCCGGCGGCACCGACCGCATCAACGCCGCCATGTCACACGGCAGCAACGTGCCGGGCAAGGACCCGAGCGCCGCGCAGGGCTTCGAGCTGCTCGCCAAGACGGTCCAGGGGGTCACCGGCATCAAGCGCTTCGACGCCGGCGCGATCATCAACTTCAGCGGGTTCAAGAAGATCGTCGACGCCATGGGCGGCGTCGACATGTACATCGAGCGCGACGTGAAGTCCGAGCACCTCAAGCCGGACGGCTCGCCGCGCCAGCTCAAGCCCGGCGGCGGAGGCTACCTCGGCCCGCAGGCGCGCTATCAGAAGGGCGACGCCCACCTCAACGGCTGGCAGGCGCTGGACTACGTCCGGCAGCGCTACCCGAAGAACGGCGTGCCGGACGCGGACTACGGCCGGCAGCGGCACCAGCAGCAGTTCGTCAAGGCGATGGTGAGCCAGGCGTTCAGCGCCGACGTGGTGGCCAACCCGGTCAAGCTGGACCGGGTGCTGCGCGCGGCCGGGCAGTCGCTGATCTTCAACGGCCGGGGCAACAGCGTCGTCGACTTCGGGCTCGCGCTGAAGGACATCCGCCCGGACGCGATCGAGACGATCAAGCTGCCGGGCGGCCCGATCGGCAGCGGCAGTGCCTACCGGGGCGAGGAACTGCTCGCACCGTCCGACGACTTCTTCGCCGCGCTGCGCACCGACCAGTTGGACGCGTTCCTGCTGGAGCACCCCGACTTCAAGCAGAAGACCAAGTAGCCTGAGCGGGTGCGGAGCGTCGTGTCCCGGCTCTCACCACCCGCCTTGGGTCGGCGACGGGCGCGCGACTAGACTTTCGACAATCCGCCGCCGCAGCAAGGAGACAGCGTGGCACAGCAGCTTCACGTCGAGCTCGTAGCCGTCGAGGAGAAGGTCTGGACCGGTGAGGCCGAGATGGTCGTCGCCCGGACGACCGAGGGTGAGCTCGGCGTGCTGCCGGGGCACGCGCCGTTGCTCGGCCAGCTCGCGGAGCCCAGCCAGGTCCGCATCAAGCAGGCCGGCGGCCAGCAGGTCGCGTACGACGTCGCCGGCGGCTTCCTGTCGGTGACCGGCGAGGGCGTTACCGTCCTGGCCGAGAGCGCCACCCCGGCCACCCCGGCCCGCTGAGCCGACCCGCCGATGGAGATCGTGGAAGGGATCGGAATCGGCGTCGCGGTCGTCGTCGTCGCGCTCCTGATCCTCTTCATCCGGCGGGCCCTGTTCACCCGTAGCGGTGGCATCATCCGGCTGAGCGTCCGGGTGACCACCGTGCTCGACGGCCGCGGCTGGTCACCAGGCTTCGGCCGGTTCGCGGGAGACCAGCTTCGCTGGTACCGCATGTTCAGCTTCGCGTTGCGCCCGAAGCGGGTCCTCTCCCGTAAAGGGCTGGCGGTGGAGCGGCGTCGGCTGCCCGAGGGGCAGGAGCGCTTCTCCATGCCGGCCGACTGGGTGATCCTGCGCTGTACCAGCAACCATGCTCCGGTCGAGATCGCCATGGCGCGGTCCACGGTGACCGGCTTCCTCTCCTGGCTCGAGGCCGCCCCTCCGGGGGCGGTCTCGCCGCGTATGGCATCCCAGGACTGGCCCGCCGCCTAACCCCCGCCCCGCCCCGCCCGCGCCCCTGCCTCGCGCCCCTGCCTCCCGTCGATCTTGCAGTTTCGGCCCTGTCATACCCGGACAAGTCCGGCCTTTCGTGGGCCGCAAGTGCAAGATCGACGAGTGGGGGCTGGGGGTCTGCCTCGGTGCGAGGGCTGAGACGCTCATGTCGCTCCAGTGGGGCTCGGCTGGTGGGTGGAACGTCATGGCTGTCTGTGGGGGCCTGAGACAGCCGTAGCGTTCCAGTCGTGCCTCGCCTGACCGGTGACTGGAACGCTACGGCTGTTCGGCGAGAACCCGAGACACCCACGGCGTTCCAGTGACGCTCCGAGGGGCCGGTGAGTGGAACGCCACGGGTGTACAACGGGAGTTTGGGACACCCATGGTGTTCCAATGATGCTCTGGTGGGCCTGGTGGATGGAGCGTCATGGGGTTCTGGCGGCGTCGGAGTGCACCCGGTGTTCCAGTCCTGGGGCGGGCTGACCGGATGGGCGTGGGACACGCCGGTGAGATCCGACCGGGTGTGTCGGGTGGGTGGGGTGTCCGGTTCGGTGGTGGTGGGTGGCACTCTGGCGGTGGAATCGGGGCGGGGTGCGGGGCGTTGTAACCCGGTGAACGACCGAGGAAGGCGAGCGCACCACGCGCTGCCGACCCGCAGCCCCCGCCTCAAGATGGTGACGGTCCCCGGGAATGGTGGTGGCCGGCCGGTCGTTACACACACTCCCGGCCCCCGCGACGAGCCCCCTGCGCTCCGCGAGCACGCCGGATTCCCCTGATCTTTCTGAGCGCCTGACGGTGCCCGCACCCGCGTCCCCCGCGAGGGTGTGTTGACCCCCGAATGGAGCCCCCCATGAACACGATCCTGCGTAAGAGCATCCTGGGTATCGCTGGTCTGGCCTTCACCGGTGGTGTGTTCGCCGGTCCGATCGCCGCGCACGCCGACACCCCCGCGCATGCCGCCGTCAAGCCGGTGACGGCCACGGTGCAGGGTGAGCAGTCGACCATTGCGCTGAACGGTGAGCAGACGGCCAACGTGAAGGCGATCATCGCCGCGACGAAGAAGGCCGGCCTGCCCGAGCGGGCCGCGGTCATCTCGATCGCCACCGCCCTGCAGGAGTCGAAGCTGGAGAACCTGGGTCACCTCGGCGACAAGAATGACCATGATTCGCTGGGTCTGTTCCAGCAGCGCCCCTCGTCGGGTTGGGGTACGCCGGAGGAGATCACCGACCCCGAGCACTCCACCCTGGCCTTCCTGAAGGGCCTGAAGCAGGTCGACGGCTGGCAGGAGATGCCGCTGACCGACGCCGCCCAGACCGTGCAGGTCTCCGCCTACCCGGACGCGTACGCGCAGTGGGAGAATCAGGCCACCGACCTGGTCGCCCAGCACTGGACCAAGTAAGACCCGCGAAGGCCGGCACCCGGGAACGGGTGCCGGCCTTCAGCGGCTCACCGGCCGGCGACAGTGGTAGACCAGGGCCGGCGGCAGGTTGGCCCACACCGTCCCGGCTGCACCTCGGGGTGACCACCGTGAAGACGCACGTCTCGGCCGCGATGGAGAAGCTGGAGCTGCGTAACCGGGTGCAGGCCGCGGTGGTGGCCCACCGGCTCGGTCTGGTCGACGACGGGTTCAACCCGGTGCCGGATCCGGGGGGACCCTAGGGCGGCGGGCGGCCACTCGGAGGACCCGCCCGGGCCACGGGCAGGACGTCATCGGCCGGCCCGGGCGCGACGCTGGGGTCATGAGCTTCCTGGACTCCCTGGTGGACCGGCTCGACGCGCTGCCGCCGAGCCTCGTGCTGCTGGTCGCGGCGGCGGTGCTCGCCGGCGAGGTGGGGCTGCTGGTCGGGCTGGTGCTGCCGGCCGCGACCACCATGCTGACGGTCGGGCTGCTGGCCCGCGCCGGCCGTGTCGACCTGGGGGCCGCGCTGGCGGTGACGACCACCGCCGCGTTCGTCGGCGACCAGCTCGGCTACCTGGAGGGGTGCCTGCTGGGTCCCCGGCTGCGTCGGGGGGCGCTGGGCCGGTGGGTGGGGGAGCGGCGTTGGCAGCGGGCCGAGGAACTGGTGGCGGCCCGGGGTGGAACCGCGGTGCTGCTCGGCCGCTGGACCGCGTTCGCCCGCACGCTGGTGCCCCGGGTGGCCGGCGCGGCCGGGCTGCCGTACCGCCGGTTCGTGCTGGTCGACGGCCTGGCGGTGGCGGTCTGGGTGCCCGGCACGGTGCTGGTCGGCTGGGCGGCCGGCGGCCTGCCGCCCGGTCTGCCGGCCGCCGCCGGGGTGGCGGTGGTGGTGGCGGTCGCCCTCGCGGTCGGGTTCCGGCGCCTTCGGGTACGCCGGCAGCGCACCAACCGCCGTGCCTGCTCCGGAGCGGTCCCGGCCCGGCGGGGATCGGCCCGGCCCCGGTCGGGTTCCCGCCGCCCCGGCGAGGGCCGGACCGCCCCCGTCCGGCGAGGCGCGGTCGATCGCTGCTGACCGGCCGGCCCGGTTCGGCGGCCGACCGGTGCTGCCCGGGAGATGCGGTCGACCGGTGCCGGCCGCGTGCGGGTGGCGGTCCGGTGCTCGACCGGCGCGTCCGGACGCCGCTCAGTCGGCCTCGGCGACCAGTTCGACCTCGTACCCCTGGTTGTCGGTGAGGTAGGCGGCGTAGCTGTCGGGCCCGCCGGCGTGCGGGTGCCGGTCGGGGAACAGCAGCGCCCAGCCGTGCCCGGGGGCGACGGCGGTCAGGCGGTCGACGGCGGCCGGCGGCCCGGCGTGGAAGGCCAGGTGGTTGAGGCCGGGCGCGCGCCGGTCGTGGGTCCGGCCGGTGAGCGCCGGGGACTCCTCCAGCACCAGGTAGGTGGGCCCGTGCCGCCAGGAGACGCCGGCCGGCCAGTCCTGGTACGGCGTCCAGCCCAGCTCGCCGAGAAGCCAGCCCCAACTACGTCTGGCCGCCGCCAGGTCGGGTACCCACACCTCCACGTGGTGCAGGCCGCCGACGGTCAGCGCTTACCGCCCGGCACCCATAGCACATCGCCGCCCGGATTGGCCGTTCTTGACAGGATGAAGAGCAGGTCGGAGAGACGGTTGAGATACTTCGCCGGGAGGGTGCTGGTCCGATCGGGGTCGTGGGTGACCAGCGCCCATGCCGCACGCTCGGCGCGCCGGGCGGTCGTCCGTGCCACGTGCAGCAGTGCCGCGCCCGCGGTGCCGCCGGGGAGGATGAAGGAGTCGAGCTTGCTCAGGCGCGCGTTGTACTCGTCGCACCAGCCCTCGAGGCGCTCGACGTACTCCTCGGTGACCCGCAGCGGTGGATACTTCGGGTCCGGCTCCACCGGCGTCGCCAGGTCCGCACCGACGTCGAACATGTCGTTCTGCACGGATTCCAGCACGGTCCGCAGCTCGTCGGGGAGCTGCCCGAGGGCGAGCGCCACGCCGATCGAGGCGTTGCACTCGTCCACGTCCGCGTACGCGGCGATCCGCGGATCGGTCTTCGGCACCTGCTCGTTGTTGCTCAGCCTGGTCATGCCGGCGTCGCCGGCCTTGGTGTAGATGCGCGTGAGGTGGACGGCCATGACGCACAGCCTACGGATACCGGACCTGACCATCCCGGTGCGGCCGGACCGGCCGACCGCGGTGGGGCCGGGTGACGCCGGCGACCCGGCGCTCAGCGACGTCGACGTCATCCGGGTGAGCGGGAACGCCCGGCTGGCCGGCACGGTGCACGTGGTGGGCGCGAAGAACTCAGCGTTGAAGCTGATGGCCGCTGCGCTGCTCGCGCCCGGCCGCAGCGTGATCACCAACGTGCCCCGGATCACCGACATCGCGATCATGGGCGAGGTGCTGCGGCGGCTCGGGTGCGGCGTACGCTTCGGCCCGGACGACCCGGTCGATCCGATGGTCGCCGGCGGCGGCCGGGAGCGGTCCCGCTCGGTCGTCATCGACGTGCCGGAGCGGCCAGGCGCGGAGGCCGACTACGACCTGGTCCGCCGGCTGCGCGCGTCGATCTGCGTGCTCGGCCCGCTGCTGGCCCGCCGGGGTCACGTCCGGGTGGCCCACCCCGGCGGCGACGCCATCGGCTCGCGCGGTCTGGACATGCACATCGCCGGCCTGGCCCGGATGGGCGCGGAGATCTCCGGCGAGCACGGCTTCGTCATCGCCGAGGCCCCGGACGGGCTGCACGGCGCTGACATCGTGCTGGACTTCCCGAGCGTCGGCGCCACCGAGAACCTGGTGATGGCGGCCGTGCTGGCCCGGGGCGACACGACGATCGACAACGCGGCCCGGGAGCCGGAGATCGTCGACATCTGCACCATGCTGAGCCGGATGGGCGCGCGGATCACCGGCGCCGGCACCTCGACGTTGCACATCGCCGGCGTGCCCGAGCTGCACCCGGTGCGGCACGCCACGGTGGGGGACCGGATCGTCGCCGGCACCTGGGCGTTCGCCGCGGCGATGACCCGCGGGGACGTCACCGTGACCGGCCTCGACCCGGCCTTCCTGGAGGTCGCGCTGGACAAGCTGGTCTCGGCCGGCGGCCTGGTGGAGACCCGCGGCGACGCCTTCCGGGTACGGATGGACAACCGGCCGGCGGCCGTCGACGTGGTCACGCTGCCCTACCCGGGGTTCGCCACCGACCTGCTGCCGATGGCGATCGGGCTGGCCGCGGTCAGCGAGGGCGGCTCACTGATCACGGAGAACATCTTCGACGGCCGGTTCATGTTCGCCAATGAGATGATGCGCCTCGGGGCGGAGATCCGTACCGACGGCCACCACGCGCTGGTGTGCGGGCGGGAGCGGCTCTCCGGCGCCCCGGTGCGTGCCACCGACATCCGGGCCGGCGCCGGCCTGATCATCGCCGGGCTCTGCGCCGACGGGGTCACCGAGGTCTCGCACGTGCACCACGTCGACCGGGGCTACCCGGACTTCGTGGCGGACCTGCGGGCGCTCGGCGTCGGGGTGGAGCGGGGCACCGCGCCGGAGGAACCCGACCTGGCCATCTGACGGCCCTTATCCGTCGTTAAGTAGGGTTCTCCCAGACGTTGTAGGACACGGGCGAGGGAGAAGCAGATGGCGGGTCGACTCGCGGTCGTCGGTGCCGGGCTGATGGGCTCGGGCATCGCCCAGGTGGCGGCGCAGGCGGGCTGGCAGGTGACGCTGCGCGACGTCGACGACGCGGCCACGAAGCGGGGCGTCGACGGCATCCGGAAGTCGCTGGCGAAGTTCGCCGAGAAGGGCAAGATCGAGGCGTCCGACGTCGAGGCGACGCTGGGCCGGATCACCCCGACCACCGAGCTGGAGGCGGCGGCGGACGCGGACATCGTGGTCGAGGCGGTCTTCGAGAAGATCGAGATCAAGCACGAGGTGTTCCGCGCGCTGGACAAGATCTGCAAGGCGGACGCGGTGCTGGCCACCAACACCTCGGCCATCCCGGTCACCCAGATCGCCACCGCCACCGAGCGCCCGGAGTCGGTGGTCGGCACCCACTTCTTCTCGCCGGTGCCGATGATGAAGCTCTGCGAGCTGGTGCGGGGCTACAAGACCAGCGACGCGACGATGGACACCGTCCGGGCGTTCGCCGAGGAGATCGGCAAGACCGTCGTGGTGGTCAACCGGGACATCGCCGGTTTCGTCACCACCCGGCTGATCTGCGCGCTGGCCATGGAGGCGGTCAAGCTGGTCGAGTCCGGCGTGATCTCCGCCGAGGATCTGGACACCGCCTGTAAGCTGGGCTTCGGGCACGCCATGGGCCCGCTGGCCACGGTCGACCTGACCGGCGTGGACGTGCTGCTCAACGCCACCCGCAACATCTACACCGACACCGCCGACGAGAAGTTCTTCCCGCCGGAGCTGCTCCAGCGCATGGCCACCGCCGGCGACCTGGGCCGCAAGACCGGGCAGGGCTTCTACCCGTACTGAGCACGGCGACCGCCCCGCCCTGGACGACTCACGTCCGGGGCGGGGTGAGCGCGGCGCCGAGCAGCGCGAACGCGTCCGGGATGACGGTGCCCCAGTAGCCGAAGTTGTGCCGCCCGTCGGCCCAGGCCGCCCGCACCGGGCGTTCGGGCAGCACCCGGGCCAGCGCGCGGACGTCGGGCAGGAAGTTGTCCTGCCGGCCGCACCACAGCCCGACCGGCGTGCCGCGCAGCCTGTCCACCCCGGTGAAGACCGCGTCCCCCGGGCGCACCGCGGGGGAGAAGGCCGCTGCCATCCGCAACCATCCCGGGTACGTCTCGGCCAGCAGCAGCGCCCCGAAGCCCCCCATCGACCAGCCCCAGACGGCCAGCCGGCTGCTGTCGAAGCCCCGCCGGGCGCACCAGGTGGGCACCTCCTCGCGCACCATCCGCTGCGGGTCGTCGTCGCCGGAGCGTCGCCAGGAGAGCCGGCCACCGGTCGCGCCGGCGAGCGCGAACGGTGGGGCGCCACGGCGTACCGCCTCGGTGAGGAAGCGGGCCAGCCCGAACCGGCCGTAGTCGCGTGGGGTGGCCGAGGCGCCGTGCAGGACCAGGCAGACGGGCAGGCCCCGGCCATCGCCGTAGCCCTCGGGCACGGCGGTCCAGAAGTCCACCTCCCGGCCCCGCGCGGCGGAGGCGATGCGGATCAGCCGCTCGTCGCCGGCCGGCGCGTCCGGCAGGGTGGGGCCCGCCCCGGGCCGGGGCCCGGACAGTTGCCGGGCGGCCAGCCCGCCGATCAGCCCGACGCCGGCGATCCCGCCTCCGGCGGTGAGCAGTGCCCGCCGGCTCAACGTGCGTCCCATGCCGGCGAGTGTGCCACCTCGTGTTAAGCGGGGCCCCTTCCTATACGCCAGGCGTTAAGCGGGGGCCCCTCCTTAACACCTCAGCCGTCGCGGCGGGTGGTCCACCGGAAGGTGGTCAGGCAGAGCACCAGCCCGATCACGCACCACAGCCCGAGCACCAGCGCCACCTTGCCCAGCTCGAACGAGCCGCCCGGCTCCTGGGCGCCGAAGCTGTCCGGCAGGAAGACCGACCGCAGCCCCTGGCACATCCACTTGAGCGGGAAGAGCGCGGCGACCTGCTGCATCCAGGTGGGCAGGCTGGTGAAGACGAAGAACACGCCGGAGATGAACTGGAGCACCAGCGCGACCGGGGTGACCACGGCCGAGCCGCTGCGCGCGGTGCGGGCCAGCGACGAGATGGCGATGCCGCAGAGCGTGCAGGCGGTGACCCCGAGGACGGCGACCCAGCCGAACGTCAGCCACTTGGCGGCGGTCTGCGGCAGGTCCAGGTCGAACAGCGCCACCGAGACGGCGAGCAGGAGCGCGGTCTCGGCGATGCCGATGACCACCACCATGAGCACCTTGCCGGCGAACCAGACCCACTTCGGCATCGGCGTGCCCCGGTAGCGCTTGAGCACGCCCCGGTCCCGCTCGATCGGGATCCAGATGCCGAGGTTCTGGAAGCTCACCGTCATCAGGCCGGTCGCGATCATGCCGGTGATGAAGTATTGCGTGTAGCTGACGCCGGGGGCGATCTCGTCGCTGAAGATCGCCGCGAAGATCAGGATCATGATGATCGGGAAGCCCATCGTGAACACGACGGACTCCCGGCTGCGCAGGAACTGGGTGATCTCCAGCCGGCCCTGGCGCAGCGCCAGGGCGCCCGCGCCGAGTCGCCGGGCCGGCGCGGCGGCGACCGGGGCCGCCGCCTTCGTCGTGGTGGTCATGAGTGTCCGATCATCCGCAGGTAGACGTCTTCCAGGGTCGGCCGGCTCACCGCGAGGCCGGGGACCTCGCCGCCGAAGCGCGCGGCCAGCTCGGCCACCAGCGCCGTCGGCGTCGCGGTCTCCGCCGACCCCGGCGTCCCGTCGGGGGTACGCCAGGAGACGGTCGCCAGCGCCTCCTGGCGGTTGCCGAGCCGGTTCGGCGGCGCCACCTCCACCACCCGGCCGGCCGCGATCACGCCGACCCGGTCGGCGAGCGCCTCGGCCTCGTCCAGGTAGTGGGTGGTGAGCACGATCGTGGTGCCGGCGGCGGAGAGGTCGCGGATCAGCTCCCAGAACTCGCGCCGGGCCTCCGGGTCGAAGCCGGTGGTCGGCTCGTCGAGGAAGAGCAGCTCGGGGCGGCCGACGATGCCCAGCGCCACGTCCAGGCGGCGCTTCTGCCCGCCGGAGAGCGTGTGCGTACGGGCCTTGGCCTTGGCGCCGAGCCCGACCCGCTCGACCACCTTGGCCGGGTCGTCCGCGTCCGGATAGAAGCCGGAGAAGTGCCGGACCACCTCGCCGACGGTCAGCTCGTCGAACTCGCCGGTGCCCTGGAGCACGATGCCCACCTTCGCGCGCCAGTCGGCGTCCGGCTTGGCCGGGTCGACGCCGAGCACCCGGACCTCGCCGGCGTCGCGGTGCCGGTAGCCCTCCAGGATCTCCACCGTGGTGGTCTTGCCCGCGCCGTTCGGGCCGAGCAGGGCGAACACCTCGCCCCGGTGGACGTCCAGGTCCACCCCGGCCACCGCGACGTTGTCGCCGTACGTCTTGCGCAGTCCCCGTACGGAGATCGCGAGCTCGTGTTCCATGACGTCAAGTGTGCGATGGTCACGCGTCCGGCGGCGGCCGGGGGTGTGGTGGTGTCGCACATCGGGCACCGTTCGTGCCCGTCGGTCCGCTCCATGGGCCTGTGTGGTTTTCCACAGCTCTTTTTACTGAACGGTAACTTAGACTCCCGCCATGGACGACGCGATGCCGGGACGCCTGCCGGAGCGGGACCGCCCGTGGGTGATGCGCACGTACGCCGGGCACTCCTCCGCCGCGGCCTCCAACGCGCTCTACCGCCGCAACCTGGCCAAGGGGCAGACCGGCCTGTCGGTCGCGTTCGACCTGCCCACCCAGACCGGGTACGACCCCGACCACGAGCTGGCCGCCGGTGAGGTGGGCCGGGTCGGCGTGCCGGTGGCGCACCTCGGCGACATGCGCGCGCTCGTCGACGGCATCCCGCTCGCCGAGATGAACACCTCGATGACCATCAACGCGCCGGCGATGTGGATGCTGGCGCTCTACGGCACCGCCGCCGCCGAGCAGGGCGCCGAACTGCGCCGCTGCGCCGGCACCACGCAGAACGACATCATCAAGGAGTACCTGTCCCGCGGGACCTACATCTTCCCGCCGGCCGCGTCGCTGCGGCTGACCGCCGACGTCGTCGCGTACACGCTGCGGGAGATGCCGCGGTGGAACCCGGTCAACATCTGCTCGTACCACCTCCAGGAGGCCGGCGCGACGCCGGTGCAGGAGGTCGGCTTCGCGCTCGCCACCGCCGTCGCCGTGCTGGACACCGTGCGCGACTCCGGCCAGGTGCCGGCCGAGCGGATGGGCGACG encodes:
- a CDS encoding ABC transporter permease, with amino-acid sequence MTTTTKAAAPVAAAPARRLGAGALALRQGRLEITQFLRSRESVVFTMGFPIIMILIFAAIFSDEIAPGVSYTQYFITGMIATGLMTVSFQNLGIWIPIERDRGVLKRYRGTPMPKWVWFAGKVLMVVVIGIAETALLLAVSVALFDLDLPQTAAKWLTFGWVAVLGVTACTLCGIAISSLARTARSGSAVVTPVALVLQFISGVFFVFTSLPTWMQQVAALFPLKWMCQGLRSVFLPDSFGAQEPGGSFELGKVALVLGLWCVIGLVLCLTTFRWTTRRDG
- a CDS encoding ABC transporter ATP-binding protein; this encodes MEHELAISVRGLRKTYGDNVAVAGVDLDVHRGEVFALLGPNGAGKTTTVEILEGYRHRDAGEVRVLGVDPAKPDADWRAKVGIVLQGTGEFDELTVGEVVRHFSGFYPDADDPAKVVERVGLGAKAKARTHTLSGGQKRRLDVALGIVGRPELLFLDEPTTGFDPEARREFWELIRDLSAAGTTIVLTTHYLDEAEALADRVGVIAAGRVVEVAPPNRLGNRQEALATVSWRTPDGTPGSAETATPTALVAELAARFGGEVPGLAVSRPTLEDVYLRMIGHS